A single genomic interval of Sulfurirhabdus autotrophica harbors:
- a CDS encoding tetratricopeptide repeat protein, with amino-acid sequence MSSQNMNIRLKIKKAEKLLKNQQIMEARHLYEQLAIIDSQNPNYWMILAMIDKSLGQRVDQIIELQKVVALIPNHGVAWNELGIAQYFNADFQAAIGSFQKALPYAAEVEVLHLSMGSCYLELSNLTSALEETEKALRLNPVLSVAAHIQYCVTLEKLGRYQEMLVAAERALIHFPLDPDIQISKVRAFANLNDMEQALKECFTFLHSTADNTNLRPLLLKLCEEVPSPYAPDPVYEDIIHTVYSWQDISFQSITRFSGRYYVNFTQFMRQLEALFQEPDDSQKDFSSAATLVKQTRGFFADFLSKGVNVNGEIEKTLYPLRNRMLVALEGRVDQGESLPEDLAEFISSIACQCFQNEYVWYEQPDESARIEHIVRTLNESLTTNDEGWPLHVIYRLLMISLYRPLLQVLTPEATARIAGKKNWGVLTPLIQMQFVEPLRERQLRASISVLGSIEDKVSRLVQEQYEENPYPRWSSMARTGFNGFVNQLKTLFEGHVIPNYLESQ; translated from the coding sequence ATGTCAAGTCAGAATATGAATATTCGCCTCAAAATCAAGAAAGCAGAAAAATTACTGAAGAACCAGCAAATTATGGAGGCTCGGCATCTTTATGAGCAATTAGCCATAATTGATTCACAGAATCCTAACTATTGGATGATTCTAGCAATGATAGATAAGTCCTTGGGTCAGAGGGTCGACCAAATTATTGAATTGCAAAAAGTGGTGGCCCTAATACCAAATCATGGGGTTGCCTGGAATGAGCTGGGAATTGCGCAATATTTTAATGCGGATTTTCAAGCAGCAATCGGATCTTTTCAAAAGGCGTTACCCTATGCCGCAGAAGTTGAGGTATTGCATCTAAGTATGGGTAGTTGTTACCTGGAATTAAGCAATCTAACAAGCGCTTTGGAAGAAACTGAAAAGGCGCTTCGCTTGAATCCAGTACTGTCTGTAGCAGCACATATTCAATATTGCGTTACTCTGGAAAAATTAGGGCGCTATCAAGAGATGCTCGTTGCCGCAGAAAGAGCATTGATTCATTTTCCGTTAGATCCGGATATTCAAATCAGCAAGGTCCGTGCGTTCGCGAATCTCAATGACATGGAGCAAGCATTAAAAGAATGCTTCACTTTTCTACATTCAACAGCAGATAACACAAACTTACGTCCACTCCTGCTTAAATTATGTGAAGAAGTGCCGTCGCCCTATGCGCCCGACCCAGTGTACGAAGATATTATCCACACCGTATACAGTTGGCAAGATATCAGTTTTCAGTCAATCACCAGGTTTTCTGGCAGATATTATGTGAATTTCACCCAGTTTATGCGCCAGCTTGAGGCACTTTTTCAGGAACCGGATGATTCGCAAAAAGATTTTTCTTCAGCGGCCACGCTGGTTAAACAAACAAGGGGGTTTTTCGCTGACTTCCTGAGCAAAGGCGTGAACGTCAATGGTGAGATTGAAAAAACACTGTACCCTCTGCGAAATCGGATGTTGGTTGCCCTTGAGGGGCGCGTTGACCAGGGTGAAAGTCTGCCTGAAGACTTGGCTGAGTTCATATCCAGCATCGCTTGCCAATGTTTTCAGAATGAGTATGTGTGGTACGAGCAGCCCGATGAATCTGCTCGTATTGAACATATTGTACGTACCTTAAACGAAAGCCTGACAACCAATGATGAAGGATGGCCGCTTCATGTGATTTACCGGCTTTTAATGATCTCCCTTTATCGGCCCTTGTTACAAGTTTTGACGCCAGAGGCTACAGCTCGGATAGCGGGCAAGAAAAATTGGGGGGTTCTGACTCCCTTAATCCAAATGCAGTTTGTTGAGCCCTTGCGTGAGAGACAGCTCAGGGCATCTATTTCCGTATTAGGCTCAATAGAGGATAAGGTATCGCGCCTGGTGCAAGAACAATATGAAGAAAATCCTTATCCGCGTTGGTCCTCAATGGCACGTACTGGTTTCAATGGTTTTGTGAATCAATTAAAGACGCTGTTTGAGGGGCATGTTATACCTAACTATCTGGAATCCCAATGA
- a CDS encoding class I SAM-dependent methyltransferase, whose product MNILVAGCGTGKHAIQAALCYPSSQITAVDLSLSSLAFAKRKAQDLHIHNLEFFQADILALEGLGRQFQIIESIGVLHHLREPIEGWRILTSLLADAGMMYIGLYSAIARAALVPGKQYIASKGLSRDAAGIRLFRKQVLAEQGSELAKIACFSEDFYSLSGCRDLFFHVQEHQYTLSQLSKILAELNLRFLGFDLPSDKFELYRAFNPEDPRGLNLSVWHKFELENPRTFSGMYKMWIQKIG is encoded by the coding sequence ATGAATATCTTGGTGGCAGGTTGTGGTACAGGCAAACACGCTATTCAAGCAGCACTCTGCTACCCATCGTCTCAGATTACAGCAGTAGATTTGAGTTTAAGCAGTTTGGCTTTTGCAAAGCGAAAAGCGCAGGATTTGCACATTCATAATCTTGAGTTCTTCCAGGCAGATATTTTGGCGCTCGAAGGATTGGGGCGACAATTCCAGATCATCGAATCCATAGGCGTACTTCACCATTTACGCGAGCCAATTGAAGGATGGCGAATTCTAACGAGCTTGTTGGCGGACGCAGGCATGATGTATATCGGCCTTTATAGCGCAATTGCCAGAGCCGCATTGGTACCTGGGAAGCAGTATATTGCCTCAAAGGGGCTTAGTAGGGACGCTGCCGGAATTCGTCTGTTCCGCAAACAAGTATTGGCCGAGCAGGGTTCCGAACTTGCCAAAATTGCCTGTTTTAGTGAGGATTTCTACAGCCTATCCGGGTGTAGGGATCTGTTTTTTCATGTGCAGGAACACCAATACACCTTGTCACAATTGTCAAAAATTCTAGCTGAGTTGAATCTACGATTTTTGGGATTTGATCTGCCATCAGACAAATTTGAATTGTACCGAGCGTTTAATCCAGAAGATCCACGTGGATTGAATTTGTCCGTTTGGCACAAATTTGAATTGGAAAATCCACGGACTTTTTCCGGAATGTACAAAATGTGGATACAGAAAATAGGATAA
- a CDS encoding GGDEF domain-containing protein: MNLSIKYKVAVPIVMLAIMLIFIGWLAICAQQRIVNINTKLTERFHEIEEVHGIDVAAGKLLQLHLGFINTRNQVYKEATQSELSRMDELVKELARMASTNSKERSLLQALLPHMREINILSGNIFASIPADYQDSVRLLNDMATHHLAPMSALLLEWHTDEVGEVDELNRQSEIQLHEFLQSLILLLVISIFLLVFAAWLNNTVLIKPLLAISRSTAGLAAGDLKQKIHIYSNDEIGSMACSINAMAESLDKLYAELRTIANTDQLSGMLNRHSLESVMAYELSRLKRAATSMAVVLLDIDHFKRINDTYGHTVGDQVIRMVAGICARTLRQSDYSFRYGGEEFLLLLGATGVEHPQMAIDRLRDEIVRASLSVDGKEIRVTASFGIACYPSDGEDQASLIQCADEALYAAKQNGRNCSVAYHTLKRPKLDNREMPSDCDSEAAPPL; this comes from the coding sequence ATGAATCTGAGCATAAAATACAAAGTTGCTGTACCCATTGTAATGCTAGCAATAATGCTTATTTTCATAGGCTGGCTGGCGATTTGTGCTCAGCAGCGTATCGTTAACATCAACACTAAGCTGACCGAGCGCTTTCACGAAATCGAAGAGGTTCACGGTATTGATGTGGCTGCGGGAAAATTGCTGCAACTTCACCTCGGTTTTATCAATACGCGCAACCAAGTATATAAGGAAGCGACACAGTCTGAACTTTCTCGCATGGATGAGCTTGTTAAAGAGCTGGCCAGAATGGCATCCACCAATTCAAAAGAACGCAGTCTATTGCAGGCATTACTCCCGCATATGCGGGAAATCAATATACTTTCAGGAAATATCTTTGCCTCAATTCCTGCTGATTATCAAGACAGTGTTAGATTGCTCAATGACATGGCAACTCATCATCTAGCTCCGATGAGTGCGCTTTTGCTGGAATGGCACACTGATGAAGTTGGCGAGGTAGATGAACTTAATCGACAGTCGGAGATCCAGTTGCATGAATTTTTGCAAAGCCTGATCTTGTTACTTGTGATATCAATATTTTTGCTTGTGTTTGCGGCATGGTTGAATAACACAGTGCTAATCAAACCGCTTTTGGCAATTAGCCGCTCTACGGCAGGTTTGGCGGCAGGTGACTTAAAGCAAAAAATTCACATTTATTCCAATGATGAAATCGGCAGCATGGCTTGCAGCATCAATGCGATGGCCGAGTCACTGGATAAGCTTTACGCTGAGTTGCGCACAATTGCCAACACAGATCAGTTGAGTGGTATGTTGAATCGACATTCTCTGGAAAGTGTGATGGCATACGAATTGAGCCGGTTGAAGCGCGCTGCCACGTCCATGGCCGTGGTTTTGCTCGATATTGATCACTTCAAGCGTATCAATGATACTTACGGTCATACCGTTGGCGATCAAGTTATACGGATGGTCGCAGGTATCTGCGCACGTACCTTGCGCCAATCTGACTATTCTTTCCGTTATGGTGGAGAAGAGTTTCTGTTGTTATTGGGAGCAACTGGTGTTGAACATCCCCAAATGGCAATTGACCGGTTGCGCGATGAGATCGTGCGAGCGTCGCTTAGTGTTGACGGCAAGGAAATCAGGGTGACAGCAAGTTTTGGTATAGCTTGTTATCCATCGGACGGAGAAGATCAGGCGTCGCTCATTCAATGTGCAGATGAAGCACTTTATGCGGCAAAGCAAAATGGCAGAAATTGCAGTGTGGCATATCATACGTTAAAGAGACCGAAGCTGGACAACCGAGAAATGCCCAGTGATTGCGATAGCGAGGCAGCCCCACCTTTGTGA
- a CDS encoding cytochrome c biogenesis CcdA family protein, which produces MDISTLKATLEQASLASLGIGFATGFLFSFNPVALAAIPVSLAYVTKAHDTRRAVLFGAMFIAGMVVTHVLMGFIAGLGGLWVQQIMGREWGLVLGPLLILLGLMWPGWVKLPLPAITWRAKRASSGWGAFLLGIPFSVAICPFCTPALVILLGVATGIGSPLFGATLLLAFALGRAVPIILGAWAIGWLESLKPLRHSQRLFELVGALLLILSGLYMLNAYFVLIPELAV; this is translated from the coding sequence ATGGACATCAGCACCCTCAAGGCGACGTTGGAACAAGCCAGCCTGGCTTCTCTCGGTATTGGTTTCGCGACGGGTTTCCTTTTCAGCTTCAACCCAGTCGCACTGGCGGCGATTCCGGTTTCACTCGCCTATGTCACCAAAGCCCACGACACCCGGCGTGCCGTATTATTTGGCGCTATGTTTATCGCCGGCATGGTTGTCACGCATGTGTTAATGGGGTTCATTGCCGGATTAGGCGGACTTTGGGTGCAACAGATCATGGGTCGGGAATGGGGGCTGGTACTAGGCCCGTTGTTGATTCTGCTGGGGTTGATGTGGCCAGGATGGGTCAAGCTGCCGCTACCAGCAATCACCTGGCGAGCGAAGCGCGCCAGCAGCGGGTGGGGCGCGTTTCTGCTTGGCATCCCATTTTCGGTGGCAATCTGCCCCTTCTGCACACCTGCACTGGTAATATTGCTTGGTGTAGCAACGGGGATAGGCTCGCCATTGTTTGGTGCTACGCTACTCTTGGCATTTGCGCTCGGACGTGCGGTACCTATTATTCTCGGGGCTTGGGCGATAGGTTGGTTGGAAAGCCTAAAACCATTGCGCCATTCTCAGAGGCTATTTGAGCTCGTAGGGGCGCTCTTGTTAATCTTATCCGGGCTGTATATGTTGAACGCCTATTTCGTCTTGATCCCCGAGTTGGCGGTCTAG
- a CDS encoding glutaredoxin family protein has protein sequence MIKVEVFSSPGCGKCAQAKSVLKTIAEELGQDKITWRDVNILDEMDYAVELGVMSSPAIAIDGRLIFSSLPSAGKLRAELLKHLAQKKPR, from the coding sequence ATGATTAAGGTCGAAGTATTTTCCTCACCGGGCTGCGGCAAATGCGCACAAGCAAAGTCGGTGCTCAAGACCATCGCAGAAGAATTGGGGCAGGACAAAATCACTTGGCGCGACGTGAATATTTTGGACGAGATGGATTACGCGGTGGAATTGGGAGTCATGTCCTCGCCCGCAATTGCAATTGACGGCAGGCTGATATTTTCGTCGCTACCTAGCGCAGGTAAGCTGCGGGCGGAGCTCCTCAAACATTTGGCGCAAAAAAAACCACGATGA
- a CDS encoding heavy metal-responsive transcriptional regulator, which produces MHTIGKLALAAEVTSDTIRYYEKEGLLTPTTKTSAGYRLYNEDALRRLRFIKQAQQCGFSLAEIRELLTLKNRDAACCKDVRSVAIEKKLQLEHKIKALQVMSQALTELITICNDEAKPLDECPILAALENSMKKQKKGPTHD; this is translated from the coding sequence ATGCACACCATCGGAAAACTCGCGCTCGCCGCTGAAGTGACAAGCGACACCATACGCTATTACGAAAAAGAAGGGCTACTCACGCCAACAACGAAAACCAGCGCTGGCTACCGGTTGTATAACGAAGATGCTTTGCGCCGTTTGCGTTTCATCAAGCAGGCGCAGCAATGTGGCTTCAGCTTGGCGGAAATCCGCGAACTGCTCACGCTAAAAAATCGCGACGCCGCTTGCTGCAAGGACGTGCGTAGCGTCGCCATTGAGAAGAAATTGCAGTTGGAGCACAAAATCAAGGCGCTTCAGGTGATGTCGCAAGCGCTCACCGAATTGATCACCATCTGTAACGACGAAGCCAAACCATTGGATGAATGCCCTATTCTCGCGGCGCTGGAAAACAGCATGAAGAAGCAAAAGAAAGGACCCACCCATGATTAA
- a CDS encoding 4Fe-4S binding protein — MNTVTEQISGSVSSAGRLARLGLAMRRYRVTILVVQWVIVLSYLALVAIPAFLPLPPDKAHIWNNLTRFAQFAFWGIWWPFVILSIMALGRVWCGVLCPEGALTEWVSKYGLGRGIPRWMKWGGWPFVAFVMTTVLGQMTSIYEYPKPALLILGGSTIAAIAVGLIWGREKRVWCKHLCPVSGVFGLLAKIAPVHFKVDQSAWDTAPSGHRTSRLHVVNCAPLINIRRMESASDCHMCGRCAGERDAVQLTLRSPGAEIISKPDTPENRAKEMDLWPARLLVFGMLGVALGAFQWSASPWLVTVKQIAAGWLIDHEVWWPLKESGHWWLLTYYPEANDVFTWLDGGLLLTYIAVETLVVGGWVWGWLRLTGALTGLPWQRLAQTLIPFAGFSVFVGLSMLTTSQLAGEGVLVSWAHVARIALLVISALWGASLAWRMAKRNCTMAAIGISMATVLPLAAWSTQFFVW, encoded by the coding sequence ATGAACACTGTGACTGAGCAAATTTCGGGCAGCGTCTCTAGCGCTGGACGTCTCGCTCGTCTTGGGCTAGCCATGAGACGCTATCGTGTCACAATCCTCGTGGTGCAATGGGTAATCGTGCTGAGCTATCTCGCGCTGGTAGCCATACCGGCTTTTTTACCTCTACCACCGGATAAAGCTCATATCTGGAATAACCTCACCCGCTTCGCCCAATTTGCGTTCTGGGGTATCTGGTGGCCCTTCGTCATTCTTTCTATCATGGCCCTTGGACGGGTATGGTGCGGTGTACTGTGCCCAGAAGGGGCGCTTACCGAATGGGTTTCCAAATATGGCCTGGGGCGCGGTATCCCGCGATGGATGAAGTGGGGAGGATGGCCATTCGTAGCCTTCGTTATGACTACTGTACTCGGGCAAATGACCAGCATTTATGAATATCCGAAGCCTGCCCTGCTCATTCTGGGTGGCTCGACTATCGCGGCAATTGCAGTAGGGCTGATTTGGGGACGAGAAAAACGGGTCTGGTGCAAGCATCTTTGTCCCGTATCCGGTGTATTCGGCCTGCTGGCGAAGATTGCACCTGTTCACTTCAAGGTCGATCAATCCGCCTGGGACACGGCGCCATCGGGTCATCGCACAAGTCGCCTGCATGTTGTCAACTGCGCGCCGTTGATCAATATCCGGCGTATGGAAAGCGCTTCGGACTGCCACATGTGCGGTCGCTGCGCCGGGGAACGGGATGCGGTGCAACTCACTCTACGTTCGCCTGGAGCCGAAATCATTAGCAAACCCGACACCCCTGAAAACAGAGCTAAGGAAATGGATCTTTGGCCCGCCCGCCTGCTAGTCTTTGGTATGCTCGGCGTGGCGCTTGGGGCCTTCCAGTGGAGCGCATCCCCCTGGCTTGTAACTGTAAAGCAGATAGCGGCGGGTTGGCTCATAGATCATGAGGTGTGGTGGCCACTTAAAGAGTCTGGGCACTGGTGGCTGCTCACCTATTACCCTGAAGCAAATGACGTCTTTACATGGCTGGATGGTGGCCTATTGCTGACCTACATCGCTGTTGAAACGCTCGTTGTCGGCGGCTGGGTATGGGGCTGGCTCAGGTTAACTGGCGCACTCACCGGATTGCCATGGCAACGACTTGCCCAAACTCTCATCCCTTTTGCCGGGTTCAGCGTCTTCGTTGGCCTGAGTATGCTCACCACCTCTCAACTGGCCGGGGAAGGAGTGCTTGTGTCTTGGGCTCATGTCGCGCGCATAGCGCTATTGGTAATCTCCGCACTGTGGGGTGCAAGCCTTGCATGGCGTATGGCGAAACGAAACTGCACTATGGCTGCAATAGGAATCTCTATGGCCACAGTTCTGCCGCTTGCAGCATGGAGCACCCAGTTTTTTGTCTGGTGA
- a CDS encoding FTR1 family iron permease has translation MGNALFIVWRETIEAMLVIGILHGWLSARPEARAGFPWLWGGIATGLGLAVFLAVTIMDIQSSVSSNTLEWFQAIMPLVACALIFQMVWWMRRHGAGLKNELEAGMASAADRANWVGIAVLAAVAVGREGAEAVVFLYGAVKGEPNTDIALGSALGFILALAAYWLLSRGSRFVSWRAFFRVTEVLLLLLGGALLVDGAEKLVGMEALPPLADPLWNTVFLLDDSTRVGGLVAAFTGYRAAPSGMSFALLATYWTLALGVILKLKPKRRAA, from the coding sequence ATGGGTAATGCACTATTTATTGTCTGGCGCGAAACCATCGAGGCGATGTTGGTGATCGGTATTCTGCACGGATGGCTTAGTGCCCGCCCCGAAGCCCGTGCCGGATTTCCCTGGCTGTGGGGCGGAATAGCGACAGGATTGGGGCTGGCCGTATTCCTGGCTGTGACAATCATGGATATCCAGTCATCTGTTTCGTCCAACACATTGGAATGGTTTCAAGCCATTATGCCGCTCGTCGCCTGTGCCCTGATTTTTCAGATGGTCTGGTGGATGCGCCGCCATGGCGCCGGGCTGAAAAATGAATTAGAAGCAGGAATGGCGAGCGCTGCAGATCGCGCAAACTGGGTGGGTATAGCAGTATTAGCAGCGGTAGCTGTGGGGCGCGAAGGTGCAGAAGCGGTGGTATTCCTCTATGGCGCGGTAAAAGGGGAGCCAAATACCGATATTGCTCTGGGTAGCGCTTTGGGTTTTATTCTAGCTCTGGCCGCCTACTGGCTGCTTTCCCGTGGAAGTCGGTTTGTTTCCTGGCGCGCCTTTTTCCGCGTAACGGAAGTGCTGCTTTTACTTCTGGGCGGAGCGTTGCTGGTAGATGGCGCAGAAAAGCTCGTTGGCATGGAGGCACTGCCACCACTGGCAGATCCACTCTGGAACACGGTTTTTCTGCTGGATGACAGCACTCGGGTGGGTGGTCTTGTTGCGGCCTTCACTGGTTACCGAGCCGCACCATCGGGTATGTCCTTTGCGTTGCTGGCGACCTATTGGACACTTGCTCTTGGAGTTATTCTCAAGCTTAAACCAAAAAGGCGAGCCGCATGA
- a CDS encoding cupredoxin domain-containing protein → MNKITTNPGGLYSLSNQLRDHAVGYLVLTTLVAVVFLLVPAKASASDLLTYTVTAKDGQLVPNTLNVPAGVRFKIVVRNQGRDAIEFESLQLRKEKVLAPGAESFVVIAPLKPGKYEFFDEFHPDTSRGHIIVK, encoded by the coding sequence ATGAACAAAATAACTACCAATCCAGGGGGACTTTACTCCCTGTCCAACCAACTGCGCGACCATGCAGTCGGCTACCTGGTCTTGACCACCCTCGTGGCGGTAGTATTTCTGTTAGTGCCTGCAAAAGCGAGCGCATCGGATCTGCTTACCTACACCGTGACCGCAAAGGATGGGCAACTTGTTCCGAACACCCTAAATGTGCCTGCTGGAGTACGTTTCAAAATTGTAGTGCGCAATCAGGGGCGTGACGCAATCGAATTTGAAAGCCTGCAACTTCGGAAGGAGAAAGTGCTCGCACCAGGTGCGGAGTCCTTCGTGGTAATTGCCCCTCTCAAGCCAGGCAAATACGAATTTTTTGACGAATTCCATCCCGACACCAGCCGTGGCCACATCATCGTAAAATGA
- a CDS encoding carbohydrate porin, with the protein MKNDNAARISALAVAIITAFPTLAAEDADSNHRLQRLMERVEKLEKRNAELEKTLQPRGAGGKSQLEERLKVLEDRNIRLDSALATEEVSEKEPELASRLKAVEYQALDIQKQAKIIESIEGFSANANFTAVAQRANGIDNSGTQVNYRADITVNTPTIKTGDVESKLFGHFRVGQGKGLSDKFTSFVGPNATSFQLGAVVQPEASAMMLAQAWYQADIPLPFGGFKPQSRETLTVNFGKMDPFAFFDQNTAANDETRQFLASPFVHNALLDNPLAANIGADGFGFSPGMRVSYFNWGAKPETYRLSLGVFGAGRSANFSDSFKSPFIIFQAETSQRLFTGLQGNYRVYLWRNGQAPTFIKDETASHSGLGFNFDQRLGDGITLFGRLGTGNGERLPFDRTVSLGAEFNGSYWDRGADAIGIAIGSNRTSKDFRTQSATVDADGDGIPDYGFAATGWEQVMEAYYRFHVHQRFELTPDFQYIRNPAGNPNARPVKILGVRANLAF; encoded by the coding sequence ATGAAAAATGACAACGCGGCACGCATCAGCGCGCTAGCAGTTGCGATCATCACTGCCTTTCCCACCTTGGCGGCAGAAGATGCTGACAGCAATCACCGGCTTCAACGCCTCATGGAGCGAGTGGAGAAACTTGAAAAGCGTAACGCCGAACTCGAAAAGACATTGCAGCCCCGTGGCGCAGGGGGAAAGAGTCAACTCGAGGAACGCTTGAAGGTGCTGGAAGACCGCAACATACGCCTCGATTCCGCCCTTGCTACTGAGGAAGTAAGCGAAAAGGAACCGGAACTGGCTTCACGCCTGAAAGCAGTAGAATACCAAGCATTGGATATCCAGAAGCAGGCGAAGATCATCGAATCGATTGAAGGGTTTTCCGCCAACGCAAACTTCACCGCGGTCGCCCAGCGTGCGAACGGCATCGATAACAGCGGTACCCAAGTCAATTATCGCGCAGATATCACAGTCAACACACCAACCATCAAGACCGGCGACGTAGAAAGCAAGCTGTTCGGTCATTTTCGCGTAGGTCAAGGCAAAGGACTCAGCGACAAATTCACTTCCTTTGTGGGACCCAATGCGACTTCATTTCAACTCGGTGCAGTGGTGCAACCGGAAGCAAGCGCCATGATGCTGGCTCAGGCTTGGTATCAAGCGGACATTCCGCTACCATTCGGCGGTTTTAAACCCCAATCGAGGGAAACCCTTACCGTCAATTTCGGCAAGATGGACCCCTTTGCGTTTTTTGACCAGAATACAGCAGCCAACGACGAAACTCGCCAGTTTCTTGCCAGTCCATTCGTCCACAATGCTCTGTTGGACAATCCGCTGGCCGCCAATATCGGTGCCGACGGTTTCGGTTTCTCGCCAGGAATGCGCGTTTCCTACTTCAACTGGGGCGCAAAACCTGAGACCTACCGCCTTTCCCTCGGTGTGTTCGGTGCTGGACGAAGCGCCAATTTCAGCGATTCCTTTAAGTCGCCGTTTATCATTTTCCAGGCAGAAACCAGCCAGCGTTTGTTCACCGGACTCCAAGGCAATTATCGAGTATATCTCTGGCGCAACGGGCAGGCACCGACGTTTATCAAGGATGAAACCGCTTCCCATAGCGGTTTAGGGTTCAACTTCGACCAGCGCCTCGGCGATGGCATCACACTGTTCGGACGATTGGGCACGGGCAATGGCGAACGACTGCCCTTCGATCGCACCGTCAGCTTGGGCGCTGAGTTCAATGGCAGCTATTGGGATCGGGGAGCCGACGCCATCGGGATTGCCATCGGAAGCAATCGCACAAGCAAAGACTTTCGTACCCAGTCCGCGACTGTCGATGCGGATGGCGATGGGATACCTGACTATGGCTTTGCTGCTACGGGCTGGGAGCAAGTAATGGAGGCCTATTACCGTTTCCACGTCCATCAGCGGTTCGAGCTGACACCCGACTTCCAATACATTCGCAATCCTGCGGGCAACCCGAATGCACGGCCGGTGAAGATTCTTGGCGTGCGGGCCAATTTGGCGTTCTAA
- a CDS encoding iron transporter, which produces MYFRNHIIRVALAALTTSVTATALAVEYPIGAPQQRAGMEISAVYLQPVEMEPVGMMRLTKESDVHMEADIRALANNPNGFDEGAWMPYLGVKYEITKIGSNEKISGDFMPMVANDGPHYGDNIKLKGPGKYRVKYTISPPSTDPHTHFGRHTDRLTGVRPWFKPFDVEYEFTYVGIGKKGGY; this is translated from the coding sequence ATGTATTTTCGCAATCACATCATCCGTGTCGCGCTGGCGGCATTGACCACAAGTGTTACCGCTACGGCGCTTGCTGTGGAATACCCAATTGGTGCGCCGCAGCAACGTGCAGGGATGGAAATCAGCGCCGTGTATCTGCAACCAGTGGAAATGGAACCGGTAGGCATGATGCGCCTTACCAAAGAGTCCGATGTCCATATGGAGGCCGATATTCGCGCTTTGGCCAACAATCCTAACGGGTTTGACGAAGGCGCCTGGATGCCCTATCTGGGCGTTAAGTATGAAATCACCAAGATCGGAAGCAATGAAAAAATCAGTGGCGATTTCATGCCTATGGTCGCAAACGACGGCCCACACTACGGAGACAACATCAAGCTCAAGGGACCGGGGAAGTACCGCGTCAAATACACCATTTCTCCTCCATCTACAGACCCGCACACCCACTTCGGCCGCCATACGGACCGCCTGACTGGCGTGCGACCCTGGTTCAAGCCGTTTGATGTGGAATACGAATTCACCTACGTCGGCATCGGAAAGAAAGGGGGATACTAA
- the hemP gene encoding hemin uptake protein HemP has translation MQNSRSNKTPQESTQASLDRQHHVFTSETLFRGTNALVIEHKGERYVLRITRNGKLILTK, from the coding sequence ATGCAGAATTCTCGCTCAAACAAAACCCCGCAGGAATCTACCCAAGCCTCATTGGACAGGCAGCATCATGTCTTTACTTCGGAAACGCTATTTCGGGGAACAAACGCTTTGGTGATCGAGCATAAAGGTGAACGCTACGTTCTGCGGATTACACGTAACGGTAAATTGATTCTGACAAAATAA